From the Choloepus didactylus isolate mChoDid1 chromosome 20, mChoDid1.pri, whole genome shotgun sequence genome, one window contains:
- the TRIM35 gene encoding tripartite motif-containing protein 35, translating into MEPGPAASPGPSRSFKEELLCAVCYDLFRDAVTLRCGHNFCRVCVTRCWEVQVAPTCPVCKDRASLADLRTNHTLNNLVEKLLREEAEGARWAGHRSPCLCRLHRGQLSFFCLDDKELLCCSCQADPRHQGHRVQPVKDTAHDFRAKCRNMEQVLREKAKAFWAMRRSYEAIAKHNQVEAAWLEGRIRQEFDKLRDFLRVEEQALLDAMNEEVRQKQLLAKEKMKQLAEETEALAQEIERLQMEMKEDDVSFLMKHKSRKRRLFCTMEPEPIQPGLLINICKYLDSLQYRVWKKMVTSVESVPFSFDPSTAAGWLSVSDDLTSVTNHGYRVQVENPERFSSAPCLLGSRIFSQGSHAWEVDLGGLPSWRVGVVQVHQDAGTEGHSHSCYHDTRSGFWYLCRTQGAEGDHCTTSDPSTPPLAPGVPRRLRVELECGEGELSFYDAEHHRHLYTFHARFGAVRPYFYLGGTQADAPPEPLRICPLRITVKEELDG; encoded by the exons ATGGAGCCCGGCCCCGCCGCGTCCCCCGGGCCGTCCCGCTCCTTCAAGGAGGAGCTGCTCTGCGCCGTCTGCTACGACCTCTTCCGCGACGCCGTGACTCTGCGCTGCGGCCACAACTTCTGCCGCGTGTGCGTGACCCGCTGCTGGGAGGTGCAGGTGGCGCCCACGTGTCCGGTGTGCAAGGACCGCGCGTCCCTCGCTGACCTGCGCACCAACCACACCCTCAACAACCTGGTGGAAAAGCTGCTGCGCGAAGAGGCCGAGGGCGCGCGCTGGGCCGGGCACCGTTCCCCGTGCCTCTGCCGCCTGCACCGCGGCCAGTTGAGCTTCTTCTGCCTAGACGACAAGGAGCTGCTGTGCTGCTCTTGCCAGGCCGACCCCCGGCACCAGGGGCACCGCGTGCAGCCGGTGAAGGACACTGCCCACGACTTTCGG GCAAAGTGTAGGAACATGGAGCAGGTGCTACGGGAGAAAGCCAAGGCCTTCTGGGCCATGCGGCGCTCTTACGAGGCCATTGCCAAACACAATCAG GTGGAGGCCGCCTGGCTGGAAGGTCGAATCCGACAGGAGTTTGACAAGCTCCGAGACTTCTTGAGAGTGGAGGAGCAGGCCCTCCTGGATGCCATGAACGAGGAGGTGAGACAGAAGCAGCTTCTGGCCAAGGAGAAGATGAAGCAGCTCGCAGAAGAGACAGAGGCTCTGGCACAGGAGATTGAGCGACTGCAGATGGAGATGAAGGAAGATGATGTTTCTTTTCTCATG aaACACAAGAGCCGAAAACGCCG ACTCTTCTGCACCATGGAGCCCGAGCCCATCCAGCCCGGCCTGCTTATCAACATCTGCAAGTACCTGGACTCCCTGCAGTACCGCGTCTGGAAGAAGATGGTCACGTCTGTTGAATCTG TGCCCTTCAGCTTCGACCCCAGCACCGCGGCCGGCTGGCTGTCCGTCTCCGATGACCTCACCAGCGTCACCAACCACGGCTATCGCGTCCAGGTGGAGAATCCTGAGCGCTTCTCCTCGGCGCCCTGCCTGCTGGGCTCCCGTATCTTCTCCCAGGGCTCCCACGCCTGGGAGGTCGACCTGGGGGGGCTGCCGAGCTGGCGCGTGGGTGTGGTGCAGGTCCACCAGGACGCTGGCACGGAAGGGCACTCGCACAGCTGCTACCACGACACCCGCTCGGGCTTCTGGTACCTGTGCCGCACGCAGGGGGCGGAGGGGGACCACTGCACCACCTCCGACCCGTCCACGCCGCCGCTGGCCCCGGGCGTCCCGCGCCGCCTGCGGGTGGAGCTGGAGTGCGGGGAGGGTGAGCTGTCCTTCTACGACGCCGAGCACCACCGCCATCTCTACACCTTCCACGCCCGCTTCGGGGCGGTGCGGCCCTACTTCTACCTGGGGGGCACGCAGGCGGACGCGCCACCCGAGCCTCTGCGCATCTGTCCCCTGCGCATCACCGTCAAGGAAGAGCTGGATGGCTGA